The proteins below come from a single Chrysoperla carnea chromosome 1, inChrCarn1.1, whole genome shotgun sequence genomic window:
- the LOC123290443 gene encoding zinc finger protein 595-like: MNSEATSNTITSEILKEICRLCTKSNRKLCNIFTEHCNLDCSISEAVMECIPINLSPSDGLPDSVCSHCISKLYTVYNFRMQCLDSDLVLKEYQNAILLVGDKENLKLELKEENGEDESLICDETNNFQEDQYYIAVKCDETDSQLINLNESKLKDEDNFKEEEDNGISDDKSEEACSDSQKPRRTKKRRKIDDETQDETNPPCCKQCKMTFVSHTNLIRHLTTHSGEKPYSCEVCDKKFATPAYVKSHMVIHSKERKYSCDICGKTFMFSSDLTIHMRKHTGERPYVCETCAKGFVSSSALNAHRFKHGPKRFFCCVCNKGFTYKLELGSHILIHKKDKFIIYDNDRKVSENQIEDDKTDELVTALNKKDRPPVTISRENYEQFLEEIEKLQKNSKSQEFVCDVCDKVLSSCSNLYRHKLIHSGVKPHVCEICNKGFKLKVDLVNHKNRHLGIRNIPCEYCSKMFASRSDYGKHVSTHMNHKPFICDVCSKSYYNVYALNYHKKQHMHPFKCNHIGCSKSYPSEEKLLKHLKVHDESKRKYRCELCDKILSNMNSLARHVRKVHKDEMPKISEDFNIVTND; encoded by the coding sequence cTTTCCCCATCTGATGGCTTACCAGATTCCGTATGTAGTCATTGCATATCAAAATTATACACGGTATACAATTTTCGTATGCAATGCCTGGATTCGGATCTCGTTTTAAAAGAATATCAAAATGCTATATTGTTAGTTGGggacaaagaaaatttaaaattagaattaaaagaagaaaatggcGAAGATGAAAGCTTAATTTGCGATGAAACGAATAATTTTCAAGAGGATCAGTATTATATAGCAGTGAAATGTGATGAAACAGATTCACAATTAATCAACTTAAACGAATCAAAGCTAAAAGATGAGGACAATTTTAAAGAGGAAGAAGATAATGGTATCTCAGATGATAAAAGTGAAGAAGCATGTTCCGATTCACAAAAACCACGAAGAACCAAAAAACGTCGTAAAATCGACGACGAAACTCAAGATGAGACGAATCCTCCGTGTTGTAAACAATGCAAAATGACTTTTGTAAGTCATACAAATTTAATACGTCATTTAACAACGCatagcggagaaaaaccatacAGTTGCGaggtttgtgataaaaaatttgccaCTCCAGCTTATGTAAAATCTCACATGGTAATTCATTCCAAGGAACGTAAATATTCATGTGACATTTGTGGTAAAACATTTATGTTTAGTAGTGATTTAACAATACACATGCGTAAACACACCGGTGAACGACCTTATGTATGTGAAACATGTGCAAAAGGTTTTGTCTCATCGAGTGCTTTAAATGCACATCGCTTCAAACATGGTCCAAAAAGATTCTTTTGTTGTGTTTGCAACAAAGGATTTACCTACAAATTAGAATTAGGATCACATATTTTGAtacataaaaaagataaatttatcatttatgaTAACGATCGTAAAGTTAGTGAAAATCAAATAGAAGATGATAAAACAGACGAATTAGTTACagcgttaaataaaaaagatcgcCCTCCAGTGACAATTTCTCGTGAGAATTATGAGCAATTTTTAGAGGAAAttgaaaagttacaaaaaaattcaaaatcacaGGAATTTGTATGCGATGTTTGTGATAAAGTATTATCGTCGTGTAGTAACTTATATCGACACAAATTAATACATTCAGGTGTAAAACCCCACGTTTGTGAAATATGTAACAaaggttttaaattaaaagtggaTTTAGTGAATCATAAAAATCGTCATTTAGGTATCCGAAATATACCATGTGAGTATTGTTCGAAAATGTTTGCATCACGTAGCGATTATGGTAAACATGTATCGACCCATATGAATCATAAACCGTTTATTTGTGATGTTTGTAGTAAATCGTATTATAATGTGTACGCgcttaattatcataaaaaacagCATATGCATCCGTTTAAGTGTAATCATATTGGATGCTCAAAATCTTATCCTAGTgaagaaaaattgttgaaacatttaaaagtaCATGATGAATCTAAACGTAAATATCGTTGTGAATTATGTGATAAAATATTGAGTAATATGAATTCCTTAGCGCGCCATGTACGTAAAGTGCATAAGGATGAAATGCCGAAAATAAGCGAGGATTTTAATATTGTAAcgaatgattaa